One window of Chionomys nivalis chromosome 10, mChiNiv1.1, whole genome shotgun sequence genomic DNA carries:
- the Clec14a gene encoding C-type lectin domain family 14 member A, which produces MRPALALCLLCPAFWPGPGSGEHPTADRAACSASGACYSLHHATIKRRAAEEACSLRGGILSTVHSGSELRAVLTLLRAGPGPGGGSKDLLFWVALERGRSYCTLEKEPLRGFSWLPPDPGDSEDNTLPWVEEPQRSCTVRKCAGIQVTGGVEPAGWKEMSCHLRADGYLCKYQFEALCPAPRPGAATNLSFRAPFRLSSSALDFSPPGTEVSVICPGGDLSVSATCIQEETGARWDGLFPGAVLCPCSGRYLRDGKCVELPDCLDHLGGFACECAAGFELGKDRQSCEAKGEGQATVVGTKLPTRHASATPANPVTNRTWPGKVHEKLGEMPQVTGQDSFATSISEILQWGTQSTLPTVHMSPQTKPKVTIRPSGSVIPTMNYATSPSVAPTFDSSSTVVFILVSIAVIVLVILTITVLGLFKLCFHKNPSSRTRKGALDSRGVERNAEATALSPNSAHCTDNGVKAGDCGLRDRAEGASLAGSSLGSEDT; this is translated from the coding sequence ATGAGGCCTGCGCTTGCCTTGTGCCTCCTCTGTCCTGCTTTCTGGCCCGGGCCAGGGAGTGGCGAGCACCCCACGGCAGATCGAGCTGCCTGTTCGGCGTCGGGGGCTTGCTACAGCCTGCACCACGCGACCATCAAGCGGCGGGCAGCCGAGGAGGCCTGCAGCCTGCGCGGCGGGATTCTCAGCACCGTGCACTCAGGCTCGGAATTGCGTGCAGTGCTCACGCTCCTACGAGCAGGTCCCGGGCCTGGCGGAGGCTCCAAGGACCTTCTGTTCTGGGTGGCTCTAGAGCGCGGCCGTTCCTACTGTACCTTGGAGAAAGAGCCTTTAAGGGGTTTCTCCTGGCTGCCCCCGGACCCAGGAGACTCGGAGGACAACACGCTGCCGTGGGTAGAGGAACCACAACGTTCCTGCACCGTGCGAAAGTGCGCCGGGATCCAGGTCACCGGGGGAGTGGAGCCTGCAGGCTGGAAGGAGATGAGCTGTCACCTGCGCGCTGATGGCTATTTGTGCAAGTATCAGTTTGAGGCCCTGTGCCCCGCGCCGCGCCCCGGAGCCGCCACTAACTTAAGTTTCCGTGCTCCCTTTCGGCTGAGCAGCTCCGCTCTGGACTTCAGCCCTCCTGGGACCGAGGTGAGTGTGATATGTCCCGGGGGGGACCTCTCCGTCTCCGCCACCTGCATCCAGGAAGAGACAGGCGCTCGCTGGGATGGGCTTTTCCCTGGGGCTGTGCTCTGTCCCTGCTCTGGGAGGTACCTTCGTGATGGCAAGTGCGTGGAGCTCCCAGACTGCCTAGACCACTTGGGAGGCTTCGCCTGCGAATGTGCTGCAGGCTTTGAGCTGGGGAAGGACAGACAATCTTGTGAGGCGAAAGGGGAAGGACAGGCAACAGTTGTGGGCACCAAGCTGCCCACGAGGCATGCATCAGCCACTCCAGCCAACCCAGTGACAAACAGAACATGGCCAGGCAAGGTCCATGAGAAGCTAGGAGAGATGCCCCAGGTCACTGGACAAGACAGTTTTGCGACATCTATTTCCGAGATTCTTCAGTGGGGAACACAGAGTACTTTACCTACTGTTCATATGTCCCCACAAACCAAGCCAAAAGTCACCATCAGGCCTTCAGGAAGCGTGATCCCCACAATGAACTACGCAACTTCCCCCTCTGTTGCCCCGACTTTCGACTCCTCCTCCACGGTGGTCTTCATCCTTGTGAGCATAGCAGTAATCGTGTTGGTGATCTTGACCATAACAGTGCTGGGACTTTTCAAACTCTGCTTCCACAAGAACCCTTCCTCCAGGACAAGGAAAGGAGCTTTGGACTCACGGGGGGTGGAAAGAAATGCTGAGGCCACTGCTTTGAGCCCCAATTCTGCACATTGCACTGACAATGGGGTGAAGGCTGGGGACTGTGGTCTGCGAGACCGAGCTGAGGGTGCCTCCCTGGCTGGGTCCTCACTTGGCTCAGAGGACACTTAG